In one window of Bacteroidota bacterium DNA:
- a CDS encoding efflux RND transporter permease subunit, whose product MHVSEFAIKRPVTTVMSFMSFIVIGIIASRLLALEYFPSIDFPGVFVQIPYPGSSPEEIEKQVTRPAEEVLATISGLKQMSSTSHENGADIFLSFDWGEETTIRALEVREKLDGIRKQWPSDLERYYTFQFSTSDMPILTLRISSERDLSGSFEMLNRKIKRKLERLDGVSQVELYGVYPKEVRIELVADRVSAHKVNLVELSSRLRASDFSLTAGKINDSNKRFMVRPMGELKSIDEVANLTINDRGLRLRDIAEVSFEEPKREEGRHLDGSYAIGMNITKESEANTVATAKRVVDEVEKLKSDPELEGVSIYYMDNSAEGIVSSLDNLLMSGLLGALFALIVLFFFLRRMSTTLIVTLAVPISIVITLGGIYFLGLSLNILSMMGLMLAVGMLVDNAVVVTESIHRHQLDDPENTVKATVRGVKEVSIAVTAGTITTGIVFLPFIVSPADDVTLFLKHVSISICIALGISLIISQTIVPLLMARLKPKPKKNKVTIVDKTVVYYDRLLAWLINRRWISVSLMLLILFSVAIPINFVNSDFFPDNEGTERQIRLFYHINGSYTIERIEEEVDKVEAYLFENKDDFEIESVYSYWRAGFASSTIMLKDGDSAEKSVQLIQEEIREDLPKMAIANPSFSWQSNNPEEGLRVILSGESSERLEELSHEVAGVLSRVDGFIDVRSEAESGEEEVQVVVDRERARQYGFSTQQIASTVSTAMRGFNLRRFRTPDGEVDMRLAFQDADQASVNNLRNLSIQRPDGDPLKLAALADFRTTRGPRSIQRENRITMMGVKIGLDGISKEDGTERLNQVLENYDLPAGYQWGFSQRRNDEENSQQLMMINILMALVLIYFVMAALFESLIHPAGIWSSIIFAIVGVYWFFLITGTTMQIMAWIGVLILIGVVVNNGIVLIDHINFLRESGLPRKQAILQAGHDRFRPIVMTAATTVLGLIPLCIGNTQIGGDGPPYFPMARAIVGGLTFSTVVTLVILPTIYILLDDLRNWSRRTIHDAKS is encoded by the coding sequence CCCGTATCCAGGATCTTCCCCGGAAGAAATCGAAAAACAAGTAACGCGGCCGGCAGAAGAGGTACTTGCCACGATCAGCGGACTCAAACAAATGAGTTCAACGTCGCACGAAAACGGCGCTGACATTTTCCTGTCTTTTGATTGGGGTGAAGAAACCACAATACGCGCGCTTGAAGTCCGGGAAAAACTAGACGGTATTCGTAAGCAATGGCCCAGTGACCTCGAACGGTATTACACGTTCCAGTTTTCTACCTCAGACATGCCCATCCTGACGTTGCGTATTTCGTCTGAGCGCGACTTATCGGGTTCGTTTGAAATGCTCAACCGCAAAATCAAACGAAAACTTGAGCGGCTGGACGGGGTGTCGCAGGTCGAGCTTTACGGGGTGTATCCCAAAGAAGTGCGTATTGAGTTGGTTGCTGACCGGGTTTCGGCGCATAAAGTCAACCTTGTCGAGCTATCGAGCAGGCTTCGCGCCAGTGACTTTTCGCTTACTGCGGGAAAAATCAACGACAGCAACAAGCGCTTCATGGTCCGCCCCATGGGTGAGCTCAAAAGTATAGATGAGGTAGCAAATCTTACCATTAACGACCGTGGATTGCGGTTGCGCGATATTGCAGAGGTATCGTTCGAGGAGCCAAAACGCGAAGAAGGCCGGCACCTGGATGGCAGTTATGCCATTGGCATGAATATTACAAAGGAATCTGAAGCCAACACGGTTGCAACAGCAAAGCGCGTAGTTGATGAAGTTGAAAAGCTAAAATCAGATCCAGAGTTGGAAGGCGTCAGTATTTACTACATGGACAATTCCGCAGAAGGCATTGTGTCGTCGCTCGATAACTTGCTCATGTCGGGGCTCTTGGGCGCCTTGTTTGCCCTCATTGTCCTTTTCTTCTTCCTTCGCAGGATGTCCACTACCCTTATTGTGACACTTGCAGTCCCAATTTCGATTGTAATCACCCTCGGCGGTATTTACTTCCTCGGCCTTTCGCTGAATATCCTGTCGATGATGGGACTCATGCTAGCGGTAGGTATGCTGGTCGACAACGCGGTTGTGGTTACGGAAAGCATCCACAGGCATCAGCTTGATGACCCGGAAAACACGGTAAAAGCGACGGTTCGAGGCGTTAAAGAAGTCAGTATTGCGGTAACAGCCGGCACCATCACAACAGGCATTGTGTTTTTACCCTTTATCGTGAGCCCGGCAGATGATGTGACGCTGTTCCTCAAACACGTGTCGATCTCTATTTGTATTGCGTTGGGCATTTCGCTGATTATTTCGCAGACCATCGTGCCCCTGTTGATGGCGCGCCTGAAGCCGAAACCCAAGAAAAACAAAGTCACAATTGTCGATAAAACTGTGGTCTATTATGACCGCCTGCTTGCCTGGCTGATCAATCGTCGGTGGATTTCAGTGAGCTTGATGCTGCTCATTCTCTTTAGCGTAGCCATCCCCATTAATTTTGTAAATTCAGATTTCTTCCCTGACAATGAAGGGACAGAACGCCAGATCAGACTTTTTTATCATATCAATGGCTCTTATACCATTGAGCGGATTGAGGAAGAAGTTGACAAAGTTGAGGCGTACCTGTTTGAAAACAAAGATGATTTTGAAATAGAATCGGTTTACAGCTACTGGCGCGCCGGCTTCGCGTCATCTACAATTATGCTGAAAGACGGTGATTCTGCTGAGAAATCAGTACAGCTCATACAGGAAGAAATCCGAGAGGATCTTCCCAAAATGGCCATTGCCAATCCTTCGTTCAGCTGGCAATCTAACAATCCTGAAGAAGGCCTGCGGGTTATTCTTTCGGGCGAATCCAGTGAACGGCTGGAAGAGCTATCGCATGAGGTAGCCGGTGTCCTGTCACGTGTTGATGGGTTTATTGACGTCCGATCAGAAGCAGAAAGCGGCGAAGAAGAAGTTCAGGTGGTTGTCGACCGCGAACGCGCCCGACAGTACGGCTTCTCAACCCAGCAGATTGCGAGTACCGTATCAACAGCCATGCGCGGCTTCAACCTGCGCCGGTTCAGAACACCAGATGGCGAAGTAGACATGCGGCTTGCCTTCCAGGATGCGGATCAGGCATCAGTAAACAACCTCCGCAACCTCTCAATTCAACGGCCGGATGGCGATCCCCTCAAGCTTGCCGCCCTTGCTGATTTCAGGACTACCCGTGGCCCCCGTTCCATCCAGCGTGAAAATCGCATTACCATGATGGGCGTTAAAATTGGCCTGGATGGTATTTCAAAAGAAGATGGTACGGAACGCCTCAACCAGGTACTCGAAAACTACGATCTGCCGGCCGGCTATCAATGGGGCTTCAGTCAGCGCCGCAACGATGAAGAGAACTCGCAGCAGTTGATGATGATCAACATTCTGATGGCACTCGTGCTGATCTACTTTGTGATGGCTGCCCTCTTTGAATCGCTGATTCATCCAGCCGGCATCTGGAGCTCTATCATTTTTGCGATTGTCGGTGTCTATTGGTTCTTCCTTATAACCGGCACAACCATGCAGATCATGGCATGGATCGGTGTGCTAATCCTGATAGGGGTGGTGGTGAACAATGGCATTGTGCTCATAGACCATATAAACTTCCTGCGAGAATCAGGCTTACCGCGCAAACAGGCCATCCTCCAGGCAGGTCACGATCGCTTCCGCCCTATTGTCATGACGGCTGCGACTACCGTACTCGGCCTGATCCCGCTTTGCATTGGCAACACCCAGATTGGCGGGGATGGGCCTCCTTACTTCCCGATGGCGCGTGCTATTGTTGGCGGATTAACTTTCTCCACAGTTGTAACTTTGGTGATCCTTCCTACGATTTATATTCTACTGGATGATTTGCGTAACTGGAGCCGGCGAACCATCCACGATGCTAAATCGTAA